Proteins found in one Anopheles aquasalis chromosome 3, idAnoAquaMG_Q_19, whole genome shotgun sequence genomic segment:
- the LOC126578311 gene encoding tubulin alpha-8 chain-like: protein MMAPNMQMEENMAAFFQDTKTGRVVPRSIFIDLEESVIDAIGKSPYKQLYHPQYMIMGKEDAANNFARGHYTVGKQILERVSDTMRKLTEQCGGLQGFLIFHSFGGGTGSGFTSLLLDHISTEFAKKCKLQFAVYPAPMISTSVVEPYNSVLCTHGTMNTSDCCFIMDNEATYEICSKTLQIDRPKYSDLNALVAQVVSSATASLRFNGTMNVDLNEFQTNLVPYPRVHYPLVSYAPLVSASKVSHESSSVAEITNACFTAENTMVRCDPRMGKYMACCMLFRGDVVPKDTNAAVAAIKTKRHINFVDWCPTGFKIGINNQPPWVLPGSELARPKRAVCMLSNSTAISTAWARLSHKYDLMYRKRAFVHWNVGEGMEEGEFAEAREDLACLERDYEEVGGDTVDVADEF, encoded by the coding sequence ATGATGGCACCGAACATGCAAATGGAAGAGAACATGGCGGCCTTCTTCCAAGACACGAAAACAGGACGCGTCGTACCGCGCAGCATCTTCATCGATCTCGAAGAGTCAGTGATCGATGCTATTGGCAAGAGCCCCTACAAGCAGCTGTACCATCCGCAGTACATGATCATGGGCAAGGAGGATGCTGCCAATAACTTTGCGCGTGGCCACTACACCGTTGGCAAGCAAATCCTCGAGCGGGTCTCGGATACGATGCGCAAGCTGACGGAACAGTGCGGAGGACTACAAGGCTTCCTGATTTTCCactcgttcggtggtggcactggcTCCGGTTTTACGTCACTGTTGCTCGATCACATCTCGACGGAATTTGCGAAAAAGTGTAAGCTCCAGTTTGCCGTTTACCCGGCCCCCATGATATCGACCTCAGTCGTTGAACCCTACAACAGTGTGCTGTGTACGCACGGAACGATGAATACGTCCGATTGCTGCTTCATCATGGACAATGAGGCCACATACGAGATATGCTCCAAGACGCTCCAGATCGATCGTCCGAAGTATAGCGATTTGAACGCCCTGGTTGCGCAGGTGGTATCATCGGCCACGGCTTCCTTGCGCTTCAATGGGACAATGAACGTTGATCTGAACGAGTTCCAAACTAATTTGGTACCCTATCCGCGGGTACACTATCCGCTCGTGTCCTACGCACCGCTCGTGTCTGCCTCGAAAGTATCGCACGAAAGCAGCTCAGTGGCCGAGATCACGAATGCTTGTTTCACGGCCGAGAACACGATGGTAAGGTGCGATCCTCGGATGGGCAAGTATATGGCCTGCTGTATGCTTTTCCGAGGTGATGTGGTTCCCAAGGACACGAACGCGGCGGTTGCCGCCATCAAAACCAAGAGGCACATCAACTTTGTCGATTGGTGTCCTACCGGATTCAAGATTGGCATCAACAATCAGCCTCCCTGGGTGCTGCCGGGAAGTGAGTTGGCGCGGCCCAAGCGTGCCGTCTGTATGCTCTCGAACTCGACCGCCATTTCGACGGCTTGGGCCAGGCTTAGCCATAAATACGATCTCATGTACCGGAAGCGTGCCTTCGTACACTGGAACGTCGGTGAGGGCATGGAGGAAGGCGAATTTGCGGAGGCTCGCGAGGATCTAGCCTGTCTCGAGAGGGACTACGAAGAGGTGGGCGGCGATACGGTAGATGTAGCCGATGAGTTTTAA
- the LOC126578287 gene encoding mismatch repair endonuclease PMS2, with the protein MAEDGTVLPATTVESKKINAIDKETVHKICSGQVVLNLAIAVKELVENSLDAGATLIEVKLREHGSELVEVADNGSGVEEKNFEGLTAKYHTSKLREFTDLESIETFGFRGEALSSLCALSDMVIVTRHSTASHATKLSLNHEGHIQRKEPCARPVGTTVTLTNLFSTLPVRKKEFQRNIKREFLRMCQILQAYCLVSVGVRIICTNHSTKGAKSVIMSTPGSQRVLDNVTALFGPRQTADLLELKPAIGSNGKIQDLEESDFDDSLALTQEEVDNFNLSQYTIEGYISSCAHGAGRSSKDRQFYFVNSRPCEPRQISKLINDAYHRYNVSQQPFVYLNLKLDRSEVDVNLTPDKRMVLMNKEKIIMLAIRKSIKKTFGNVPSSFKVQNLNLSDSSRLMNLSLPSDKEGDDDEEGNDHEKGIDSCSTSEMQFTFEIPKATSSGTGLKRKRTGTSNGLQKILNFTTSSSSSANAKDSTEQDDSMCEEEQQTRSVKMVKSEDNPYDLTILRPEAGAERQTKDQFQPAEEGERVRVIRCTQTELPASPTDVLPPSSALPASDGTSSQESVSQMVSKLSCTVEQTSSSESISPFNASPIEGIAIKKESTEIINGETIVIDEAPSEEDEQDELRRRNHHQLLVSLDSLEPLIEREKKLQAEKIAKRCSLTRLRFKSKINPTSNKAAENELQTEITKADFGAMEIVGQFNLGFIVCRLGDDLFIVDQHATDEKYNFEDLQRTTVLQNQRLVVPQPLELTAVNEMVLIDNLDVFEMNGFKFEIDGAAATTRKVRLIAKPFSRNWEFGKEDIDELIFMLQDAPGTVCRPSRVRAMFASRACRKSVMIGTALSMREMERLVRHMGEIEQPWNCPHGRPTMRHLVNLAMINRVTEPDTS; encoded by the exons ATGGCTGAGGACGGGACGGTCCTACCGGCTACGACTGTGGAATCGAAGAAGATAAACGCAATCGACAAGGAAACGGTTCACAAAATATGCTCCGGCCAG GTGGTTCTGAATTTAGCGATCGCTGTGAAGGAACTGGTGGAGAATTCGCTCGATGCTGGCGCTACACTGATCGAGGTGAAACTCCGCGAGCACGGTTCGGAGTTGGTCGAGGTCGCGGATAACGGTAGTGGAGTGGAGGAGAAGAATTTTGAAGGACTAA CGGCCAAGTACCATACGTCGAAGCTTAGGGAGTTCACTGACCttgaatcgatcgaaacatTCGGCTTCCGAGGTGAAGCGCTAAGTTCTCTCTGCGCCCTCTCGGATATGGTAATAGTGACACGCCACAGTACGGCCAGTCACGCCACCAAACTTTCGTTGAATCACGAAGGACACATACAGCGCAAGGAACCATGCGCCCGTCCCGTCGGTACGACCGTTACGCTTACCAACCTGTTCTCCACACTGCCCGTGCGCAAAAAGGAGTTTCAGCGGAACATAAAGCGCGAGTTCTTGCGTATGTGCCAGATCCTGCAAGCCTACTGTCTGGTTTCGGTCGGGGTGCGCATCATTTGCACGAATCACAGCACCAAAGGAGCCAAATCGGTCATCATGAGTACGCCCGGATCGCAACGCGTGCTCGATAACGTTACGGCGCTCTTTGGACCACGCCAGACGGCCGATCTCTTGGAGCTGAAGCCAGCAATCGGAAGCAACGGGAAAATCCAGGATTTGGAAGAAAGCGATTTCGATGATAGCCTGGCGCTCACACAGGAAGAGGTTGACAACTTTAATCTCTCGCAGTACACGATCGAGGGATACATCTCGAGCTGTGCGCACGGTGCTGGGCGTAGCAGCAAGGATCGACAGTTTTACTTCGTCAACTCACGTCCCTGCGAACCCCGGCAGATCAGCAAACTGATCAACGATGCATACCATCGCTACAATGTTAGCCAGCAACCCTTCGTCTATCTTAACCTgaaactcgatcgatcggaggtGGACGTGAATCTGACGCCCGACAAacggatggtgctgatgaacAAGGAGAAAATCATCATGCTCGCGATTCGCAAATCGATCAAGAAGACGTTCGGCAATGTGCCTTCCTCTTTCAAGGTGCAGAATCTGAATCTCAGCGATTCGAGTCGTCTCATGAATCTATCGCTACCGTCGGATAAGgagggcgatgatgacgaagaaggGAACGATCATGAGAAGGGGATCGATAGTTGCAGTACAAGCGAAATGCAGTTCACATTCGAGATACCGAAAGCAACCAGTTCCGGTACGGGATTGAAGCGTAAACGAACAGGAACGTCTAATGGTTTGcagaaaatattaaatttcacCACCTCCTCATCGTCTTCTGCGAACGCCAAAGACTCTACTGAACAGGATGATTCGATGTGCGAAGAGGAACAGCAGACACGATCAGTGAAGATGGTAAAGAGTGAGGATAATCCTTACGATCTAACGATTCTACGTCCGGAAGCTGGAGCTGAACGGCAAACCAAGGATCaatttcagccagctgaagaAGGTGAACGCGTCCGTGTGATAAGATGTACCCAAACAGAGCTTCCTGCTTCGCCAACGGATGTGCTTCCTCCATCGTCAGCATTACCGGCGAGCGACGGAACCTCCTCACAGGAATCCGTCTCCCAAATGGTATCAAAACTCAGCTGTACCGTGGAGCAAACGTCTTCGAGCGAATCCATTTCGCCATTTAATGCATCCCCGATTGAAGGAATCGCAATCAAAAAAGAATCAACCGAAATCATCAACGGTGAAACGATCGTAATCGATGAGGCCCCTTCCGAAGAGGATGAGCAGGATGAGTTACGCAGGCGCAACCATCACCAGCTTCTGGTATCGCTCGACAGCCTGGAACCACTGATCGAGCGTGAAAAGAAGCTGCAGGCGGAAAAGATAGCAAAACGGTGCTCACTGACGCGACTGCGGTTCAAGAGCAAAATCAATCCAACCAGCAACAAAGCGGCCGAGAACGAGCTACAGACGGAAATAACGAAAGCTGATTTCGGAGCGATGGAAATCGTGGGCCAGTTCAATCTCGGCTTTATCGTGTGTCGTCTCGGTGACGATTTGTTCATCGTCGATCAGCATGCCACGGATGAGAAGTACAACTTTGAGGATCTGCAGCGTACGACGGTACTGCAGAACCAGCGGCTCGTTGTACCACAACCACTCGAGCTGACTGCCGTGAACGAGATGGTGCTAATCGACAATCTGGATGTGTTCGAGATGAATGGCTTTAAATTTGAGATCGATGGTGCCGCTGCGACGACTCGCAAAGTTCGACTCATTGCAAAACCATTCAGCCGGAACTGGGAGTTTGGCAAGGAGGATATCGATGAGCTCATCTTTATGCTGCAGGATGCACCGGGAACGGTGTGCCGGCCTTCGCGTGTACGGGCCATGTTTGCATCCCGGGCCTGCCGTAAATCGGTCATGATCGGTACGGCGCTTTCGATGCGCGAGATGGAGCGTCTCGTGCGCCACATGGGCGAGATCGAGCAACCATGG AACTGTCCACACGGACGACCCACGATGAGACATTTGGTGAACCTTGCGATGATCAATCGTGTCACGGAACCAGATACTTCATGA
- the LOC126578291 gene encoding glutamate-rich WD repeat-containing protein 1, giving the protein MSAQEDEERMEVAEDQNIEDAILEDASDEEDKDGENNQTTSNGGGGGRSKAKVYLPGQALDNDEELVCDESAYIMLHQAHTGAPCLSFDVVQDPLGDDREEFPLTAFLVAGTQAARTHVNGVIVMKMSNMNRTQREKDDESDDSGEESDDEDVGGDGKTPHLNCALIKHAGCVNRLRVTTFNGTQYVASWSEMGRVHIYNINEQLAAVDDNHACRTYQQNKVGDGVKPDFTFSGHQKEGFAIDWCPTTRGMLATGDCRRDIHIWRPNDKGSWNVDQRPLVGHTDSVEDIQWSPNEANVLASCSVDKSIRIWDCRAAPSKACMLTADNAHESDVNVISWNRNEPLIASGGDDGVLHIWDLRQFQTKTPVATFKHHTDHITTVEWHPKESTILASGGDDDQIALWDLSVEKDESEADMNDDPNLKDLPPQLLFIHQGQKEIKELHWHPQLKGVILSTAHSGFNVFRTISV; this is encoded by the exons ATGTCCGCGCAGGAAGACGAGGAACGGATGGAGGTAGCGGAGGATCAGAACATCGAGGATGCCATCCTCGAAGACGCCAGCGACGAGGAGGATAAAGACGGAGAGAACAACCAGACCACCtccaacggtggcggcggaggcCGATCAAAGGCAAAGGTTTATCTTCCCGGTCAGGCACTGGACAATGATGAGGAACTGGTCTGCGATGAGTCGGCCTACATTATGCTGCATCAGGCCCATACCGGTGCGCCGTGCTTGAGCTTCGATGTGGTGCAGGATCCGCTCGGTGATGATCGGGAAGAGTTTCCGCTGACGGCGTTCCTTGTGGCCGGTACGCAAGCGGCCCGTACCCACGTGAACGGGGTGATCGTGATGAAGATGTCCAACATGAACCGTACACAGCGCGAGAAGGACGATGAGTCGGATGATTCGGGTGAGGAGAGCGATGACGAGGATGTGGGAGGTGATGGCAAAACGCCACACCTGAACTGTGCCCTGATCAAACATGCCGGCTGTGTGAACCGATTGCGTGTGACCACCTTCAACGGGACGCAGTACGTGGCGAGCTGGAGTGAGATGGGCCGCGTTCACATCTACAACATCAACGAGCAGTTGGCGGCGGTCGATGATAATCACGCCTGTCGCACGTACCAACAGAACAAGGTAGGCGATGGAGTGAAGCCGGATTTCACGTTCTCCGGACACCAGAAGGAAGGCTTTGCCATTGACTGGTGCCCAACGACACGCGGTATGCTGGCCACTGGTGACTGTCGGCGTGATATACACATCTGGCGTCCGAACGACAAGGGCTCTTGGAACGTGGACCAACGCCCGCTCGTGGGCCATACGGACTCGGTTGAGGACATTCAGTGGAGTCCAAACGAGGCGAACGTGCTGGCATCGTGCTCGGTAGACAAATCCATTCGCATCTGGGACTGTCGAGCGGCTCCCTCGAAGGCTTGCATGTTGACGGCGGACAATGCACACGAGAGTGATGTTAATGTGATCAgctggaaccggaacgaacCTTTAATAGCCAGTG gtggtgatgatggtgtactGCACATATGGGATCTGCGTCAGTTCCAGACGAAAACACCGGTCGCCACATTCAAGCACCACACTGACCACATTACGACGGTTGAGTGGCACCCGAAGGAATCGACCATTCTTGCATCGGGCGGGGACGACGATCAGATTGCCCTCTGGGATCTTTCGGTGGAGAAGGACGAATCGGAAGCGGACATGAACGACGATCCGAACCTCAAAGACCTGCCACCGCAGCTGCTGTTCATCCACCAGGGACAGAAGGAAATCAAAGAGCTGCACTGGCACCCACAGCTCAAGGGTGTCATCCTGTCGACCGCCCACAGTGGATTCAACGTTTTCCGTACGATAAGCGTGTAG
- the LOC126578297 gene encoding uncharacterized protein LOC126578297 has translation MPKRKRAPSPKYDLLEDGFDDDLSSNDDKPGTPIQRNAANARERARMRVLSKAFFNLKRNIPWVPADTKLSKLDTLRLAKNYINYLAATLDGQSVEDFSSNLAQPPKTAWPFIFQQVQPHPEPSKSKHQQQPSFGPSTTPPAPNAANVGQISTAAADQKWSDYAAAKDGTCRDPSTGGVGVSEDIESQTVSPPHRLHHRQFSESQSVSSSGMEGVNEYEGSFGEPMVVCGVPQPQHQLQRQQVLHQQQQHHQSQHLHQHHHQQQAHEHLMVQHQEHHHHHRHHQQLHQQYAVGSSTTGGQSHNGGCHIGNGMPVSYQRQQHMTSIGGD, from the exons AtgccgaaacgaaaacgagcTCCCTCGCCAAAGTATGATCTGCTCGAGGATGGCTTCGATGATGATCTCAGCTCAAATG ATGACAAACCAGGCACCCCGATACAACGGAATGCAGCCAATGCACGGGAACGGGCGCGAATGCGAGTCCTGTCGAAGGCATTCTTTAACCTGAAGCGCAACATCCCGTGGGTTCCGGCGGATACGAAGCTTTCCAAGCTGGACACGCTGCGGTTGGCCAAGAACTACATCAACTACCTGGCAGCGACACTCGACGGTCAATCGGTGGAAGATTTTTCCTCCAACCTAGCGCAACCACCAAAGACG GCATGGCCGTTCATTTTCCAGCAAGTTCAACCACACCCAGAACCGAGCAAATcgaaacaccaacagcaaccatcgtTTGGCCCTTCCACtacgccaccggcaccgaatgCGGCAAATGTCGGTCAAATCTCGACGGCGGCTGCTGATCAAAAGTGGAGCGACTACGCAGCAGCGAAGGATGGCACTTGTCGCGACCCGTCGACCGGTGGTGTCGGGGTATCGGAAGATATCGAATCACAGACCGTAAGCCCGCCGCATcggcttcatcatcgtcaattCTCGGAAAGTCAGAGCGTGTCGTCGAGCGGTATGGAAGGTGTCAACGAGTACGAGGGGAGTTTTGGGGAGCCAATGGTTGTCTGTGGTGTGCCGCAACCCCAACACCAACTACAGAGACAGCAGGTactccatcagcaacagcagcatcatcagtctCAGCACctacatcagcatcatcatcagcagcaggctcaTGAGCATTTGATGGTGCAACATCAggagcatcaccatcatcatcggcaccatcaACAGCTGCATCAGCAATATGCGGTAGGCAGCTCGACGACCGGCGGACAATCGCACAACGGTGGATGCCACATCGGGAACGGTATGCCGGTGTCttaccagcggcagcagcacatgaCTTCGATTGGTGGTGATTGA
- the LOC126578286 gene encoding sarcosine dehydrogenase, mitochondrial, which yields MFRLQRTTTLQLRKYKLNPERFLTPRVTTNSVQQYSTENALPESADVVIIGGGSAGCNTLYQLAKRGVRAVLLEKSQLTAGTTWHTAGLVWRLRPNDVEIRLLASTRNLLMRLEEETGHNSGWINNGGLFISHSPERLDEYRRLATLGKCFGIDSHILTPDEAQKVFPPLDPSAFTGALYSPGDGVVDPAMMCNSLTKGAIANGGLVVENCAVSQIVTGENLLGMKDVRGVVTDKGMIRTNTVVNATGVWGRDLIEPLGVYLPLIPMRHAYVVSETMDSVHQMLPNVRDHDFSLYFRIQGKSICMGGYENNPILLNRVPGDFHFGLYDLDYSVFDTHIEGAVKLCPAFGQAGIKSTICGPESFTPDHKPLMGPDPTVSGLFHSVGYNSAGMMLGAGCAEQLANWIIHERPEQHMFAYDVRRFSPKQKKAHNWATERSHEAYAKNYSIVFPHDEALAGRNFTVDPFHKQMIQYGAVMEERHGWERPGYFLLDETVVVQPYDWYGYYDHPKNSNTHYEEALKGDYKFGFSDHHDLIGEEALTCRHDATVFNLSYFCKLFLTGSQAKEAAEWIFTANLDKPVNKTIYTCALNKRGGVEADVTVSILESGVGGLHDPIFKGRGYYIVAGGASAYHTKCHILSAIQEKAFRAVVSDHTEELGVLSIQGPKSREILQKITDFDLSNDEAFPPNSTMVLTIKINPHYSCQVRVLRVSFVGELGYELHIPEESCNDVYNVVMKAGYKEDLRNAGYRALYSLSSEKGYHLWGYDLRSDDTPIEANLGFVCRRKGDYQGKEVVERQLADGVTRRLAFFTLREQVPIWGLEAVYRDGEIVGHLRRGEYGYTLQKPIGQAYVQRTDGAAITSDFLKSGRYQIEVMGKLYDADCHLRSPFDPKGQRMLGIYK from the exons ATGTTTCGATTGCAAAGAACCACTACTTTACAGCTCAGGAAGTATAAATTGAATCCAGAGCGGTTCTTGACACCACGAGTGACAACGAACTCGGTTCAGCAATATTCAACGGAAAATGCACTTCCGGAAAGTGCCGATGTGGTTATCATTG GAGGTGGATCGGCTGGATGTAACACGCTGTACCAACTGGCGAAACGTGGAGTACGGGCTGTGCTGCTGGAAAAATCTCAGCTAACGGCCGGAACTACCTGGCATACGGCCGGTCTGGTGTGGCGCTTGCGGCCAAACGATGTCGAAATCCGGTTGCTGGCATCCACAAGGAATCTACTGATGCGCCTGGAAGAGGAAACGGGCCACAATTCGGGCTGGATCAACAATGGTGGACTGTTTATCTCGCACTCACCCGAACGATTGGATGAGTATCGCCGATTGGCAACGCTTGGCAAGTGCTTCGGTATCGATTCCCACATCCTTACACCGGACGAAGCACAGAAAGTGTTCCCACCGCTCGATCCATCCGCCTTTACCGGTGCTCTCTACTCCCCGGGCGATGGCGTGGTCGATCCGGCCATGATGTGCAATTCGCTGACCAAAGGTGCGATCGCcaatggtggtttggtggtggaaaattgtgcCGTCTCGCAGATCGTAACGGGAGAGAATCTGCTCGGGATGAAGGATGTGCGCGGTGTGGTCACCGATAAGGGTATGATCCGGACGAACACGGTCGTAAATGCGACCGGTGTGTGGGGTCGGGATCTGATCGAACCACTCGGCGTCTATCTACCGCTCATACCGATGCGCCATGCGTACGTCGTGTCGGAAACGATGGATAGCGTGCACCAGATGCTACCGAACGTACGGGATCACGACTTTTCGCTGTACTTCCGCATCCAGGGCAAGTCGATCTGCATGGGCGGATACGAGAACAATCCGATCCTGTTGAACCGAGTACCGGGAGACTTTCACTTTGGGCTGTACGATCTCGATTACTCGGTGTTTGATACGCACATTGAGGGGGCGGTGAAGTTGTGCCCAGCGTTTGGCCAGGCTGGCATTAAGAGTACTATCTGTGGACCGGAATCGTTTACACCGGATCATAAGCCCCTGATGGGACCGGATCCGACGGTGAGTGGACTGTTTCACAGTGTTGGGTACAATTCGGCCGGTATGATGCTTGGTGCGGGCTGTGCCGAGCAGCTGGCCAACTGGATCATCCATGAACGGCCCGAGCAGCACATGTTCGCGTACGACGTGCGGCGGTTCTCgccgaagcaaaagaaagccCACAACTGGGCGACCGAACGAAGCCACGAGGCGTACGCCAAGAACTATAGTATTGTTTTTCCCCACGATGAAGCACTGGCCGGACGGAATTTTACCGTCGATCCGTTCCACAAG CAAATGATCCAGTATGGTGCAGTGATGGAGGAACGTCATGGCTGGGAACGGCCAGGGTACTTCCTGCTCGATGAAACGGTCGTGGTGCAACCGTACGATTGGTATGGCTACTACGATCACCCCAAGAACTCCAACACACACTACGAGGAAGCACTGAAGGGTGATTACAAGTTTGGCTTCTCCGATCATCACGATCTG ATCGGGGAGGAAGCTCTCACGTGCCGCCATGATGCTACCGTTTTCAATCTTAGCTACTTCTGCAAACTCTTCCTGACCGGCAGTCAGGCTAAGGAGGCGGCTGAATGGATTTTCACTGCTAATCTGGATAAACCGGTCAACAA AACGATCTACACCTGCGCGCTCAACAAACGGGGCGGTGTCGAGGCTGATGTTACCGTCAGCATTCTAGAGTCCGGTGTTGGTGGATTGCATGATCCGATTTTCAAG GGCCGTGGATACTACATCGTGGCCGGAGGTGCATCCGCTTATCACACCAAATGTCACATCCTGTCGGCGATACAGGAGAAAGCGTTCCGGGCTGTCGTCAGCGATCACACCGAGGAGCTCGGTGTGCTCTCGATCCAGGGTCCCAAGAGTCGTGAAATTCTGCAAAAGATCACCGATTTTGATCTGTCCAACGATGAAGCATTCCCACCGAACTCCACCATGGTGCTGACGATCAAGATCAATCCGCACTACAGCTGCCAGGTGCGGGTGCTGCGCGTCAGCTTCGTCGGTGAGCTCGGTTACGAGCTGCACATTCCGGAGGAGTCCTGCAACGATGTGTACAATGTGGTGATGAAGGCGGGCTATAAGGAAGATCTGCGCAATGCCGGTTACCGGGCGCTGTACTCGCTCAGCAGCGAAAAGGGTTACCATCTGTGGGGCTACGATCTGCGCTCGGACGATACACCGATCGAGGCGAATCTGGGGTTCGTGTGCCGCCGGAAGGGTGATTACCAGGGCAAGGAGGTGGTCGAGCGGCAGTTGGCCGATGGTGTGACGCGCCGATTGGCATTCTTCACGCTCCGGGAACAG GTACCGATCTGGGGATTGGAAGCCGTGTACCGGGATGGAGAGATTGTTGGCCATCTGCGACGGGGCGAGTACGGCTACACGCTACAGAAACCGATTGGCCAGGCGTACGTGCAGCGTACGGACGGGGCTGCCATCACTAGTGACTTCCTGAAATCGGGACGCTACCAGATCGAGGTGATGGGCAAACTGTACGACGCCGATTGCCATCTGAGAAGCCCGTTCGATCCGAAGGGTCAACGAATGCTCGGAATATACAAATAA